From the genome of Mycobacterium dioxanotrophicus, one region includes:
- a CDS encoding DNA-directed RNA polymerase subunit beta', translating to MLDVNFFDELRIGLATADDIRNWSFGEVKKPETINYRTLKPEKDGLFCEKIFGPTRDWECYCGKYKRVRFKGIICERCGVEVTRAKVRRERMGHIELAAPVTHIWYFKGVPSRLGYLLDLAPKDLEKIIYFAAYVITAVDDEMRHNELSTLEAEMAVERKAVEDQRDSDLEARAQKLEADMAELEAEGAKSDVRRKVRDGGEREMRQLRDRAQRELDRLDEIWSTFTKLAPKQLIVDEVLYRELQDRYGEYFTGAMGAESIKKLIETFDIDAEAESLRDTIKNGKGQKKLRALKRLKVVAAFQQSGNSPMGMVLDAVPVIPPELRPMVQLDGGRFATSDLNDLYRRVINRNNRLKRLIDLGAPEIIVNNEKRMLQESVDALFDNGRRGRPVTGPGNRPLKSLSDLLKGKQGRFRQNLLGKRVDYSGRSVIVVGPQLKLHQCGLPKLMALELFKPFVMKRLVDLNHAQNIKSAKRMVERQRPQVWDVLEEVIAEHPVLLNRAPTLHRLGIQAFEPQLVEGKAIQLHPLVCEAFNADFDGDQMAVHLPLSAEAQAEARILMLSSNNILSPASGKPLAMPRLDMVTGLYFLTTEVAGDTGEYTPAGTDTPETGVYSSPAEAIMALDRGALSVRARIKVRLTDLRPPADVEAQLFENGWKYGDAWTADTTLGRVLFNELLPKGYPFVNEQMHKKVQARIINDLAERYPMIVVAQTVDKLKDAGFHWATRSGVTVSMADVLVPPQKQEILERHEAEAEAIEKKYQRGALNHTERNESLVKIWQDATEEVGKAMEEYYPADNPIITIVKSGATGNLTQTRTLAGMKGLVTNPKGEFIPRPIKSSFREGLTVLEYFINTHGARKGLADTALRTADSGYLTRRLVDVSQDVIVRETDCETERGIIVTLAERGHDGSLIRDAHVETSAFARTLATDAVDANGKVIIERGHDLGDPAIDALLAAGISQVKVRSVLTCASAAGVCAKCYGRSMATGKLVDIGEAVGIVAAQSIGEPGTQLTMRTFHQGGVTGGADIVGGLPRVQELFEARIPRNKAPIADVAGRVRLEESDKFFKITIVPDDGGEEVVYDKLTKRQRLRVITHEDGSEGVLSDGDHVEVGDQLMEGSADPHEVLRVQGPREVQIHLVKEVQEVYRAQGVSIHDKHIEVIVRQMLRRVTIIDSGSTEFLPGSLTERAEFETENRRVVAEGGEPAAGRPVLMGITKASLATDSWLSAASFQETTRVLTDAAINCRSDKLQGLKENVIIGKLIPAGTGINRYRNIQVQPTEEARAAAYTIPSYEDQYYSPDFGQATGAAVPLDDYGYSDYR from the coding sequence GTGCTAGACGTCAACTTCTTCGATGAACTCCGCATCGGCCTCGCCACCGCGGACGACATCCGTAACTGGTCCTTCGGCGAGGTCAAGAAGCCGGAGACCATCAACTACCGCACGCTCAAGCCTGAAAAGGACGGCCTGTTCTGCGAGAAGATCTTCGGACCGACTCGCGACTGGGAGTGCTACTGCGGCAAGTACAAGCGGGTCCGCTTCAAGGGCATCATCTGTGAGCGCTGTGGCGTCGAGGTCACTCGCGCCAAGGTGCGCCGTGAGCGGATGGGCCACATCGAACTGGCCGCGCCCGTCACGCACATCTGGTACTTCAAGGGTGTTCCGTCGCGCTTGGGTTACCTGCTGGACCTGGCCCCGAAGGATCTGGAAAAGATCATCTACTTCGCGGCCTACGTGATCACCGCCGTCGACGACGAGATGCGCCACAACGAGCTGTCGACGCTCGAGGCCGAGATGGCCGTCGAGCGCAAGGCCGTCGAGGACCAGCGTGACTCCGACCTGGAGGCCCGGGCCCAGAAGCTCGAGGCCGACATGGCCGAGCTCGAGGCCGAGGGTGCCAAGTCCGACGTGCGCCGCAAGGTGCGCGACGGCGGCGAGCGTGAGATGCGTCAGCTCCGCGACCGGGCCCAGCGCGAGCTGGACCGGCTCGACGAGATCTGGAGCACCTTCACCAAGCTGGCTCCCAAGCAGCTGATCGTGGACGAGGTGCTCTACCGCGAGCTGCAGGACCGCTACGGCGAGTACTTCACCGGCGCCATGGGTGCCGAGTCGATCAAGAAGCTCATCGAGACCTTCGACATCGACGCCGAGGCGGAGTCGCTGCGCGACACCATCAAGAACGGCAAGGGCCAGAAGAAGCTGCGTGCGCTCAAGCGCCTGAAGGTCGTCGCGGCCTTCCAGCAGTCCGGCAACTCGCCCATGGGCATGGTGCTCGACGCCGTCCCGGTGATCCCGCCGGAACTGCGCCCGATGGTTCAGCTCGACGGTGGCCGTTTCGCCACCTCCGACCTGAACGACCTGTACCGCCGCGTCATCAACCGCAACAACCGGCTCAAGCGACTGATCGACCTCGGCGCGCCCGAGATCATCGTCAACAACGAGAAGCGCATGCTTCAGGAGTCGGTGGACGCGCTGTTCGACAACGGCCGTCGTGGCCGGCCGGTCACCGGTCCGGGCAACCGTCCGCTCAAGTCGCTGTCCGACCTGCTCAAGGGCAAGCAGGGCCGCTTCCGTCAGAACCTGCTGGGTAAGCGCGTCGACTACTCGGGCCGTTCGGTCATCGTGGTCGGCCCGCAGCTCAAACTGCACCAGTGCGGTCTGCCGAAGCTGATGGCGCTGGAACTGTTCAAGCCGTTCGTGATGAAGCGTCTGGTCGACCTGAACCACGCGCAGAACATCAAGAGCGCCAAGCGCATGGTCGAGCGTCAGCGTCCCCAGGTGTGGGATGTCCTCGAAGAGGTCATCGCCGAGCACCCGGTGCTGCTGAACCGTGCACCTACGCTGCACCGCCTGGGTATCCAGGCCTTCGAGCCGCAGCTGGTGGAAGGCAAGGCCATCCAGCTGCACCCGCTGGTGTGTGAGGCGTTCAACGCCGACTTCGACGGTGACCAGATGGCCGTGCACCTGCCGCTGTCGGCAGAAGCCCAGGCCGAGGCGCGGATTCTCATGCTGTCCTCGAACAACATCCTGTCGCCTGCGTCGGGCAAGCCGCTGGCCATGCCGCGTCTGGACATGGTGACCGGGCTGTACTTCCTGACCACCGAGGTCGCCGGTGACACCGGCGAGTACACCCCGGCCGGTACGGATACCCCGGAGACCGGTGTGTACAGCAGCCCGGCCGAGGCCATCATGGCGCTGGACCGCGGGGCACTGTCGGTGCGCGCCCGCATCAAGGTCCGGCTCACCGATCTGCGCCCGCCGGCCGACGTCGAGGCCCAGCTCTTCGAGAACGGTTGGAAGTACGGCGACGCCTGGACCGCGGACACCACGCTGGGCCGGGTGCTCTTCAACGAGCTGCTGCCCAAGGGCTACCCGTTCGTCAACGAGCAGATGCACAAGAAGGTCCAGGCCCGGATCATCAACGATCTGGCCGAGCGGTACCCGATGATCGTGGTGGCGCAGACCGTCGACAAGCTCAAGGACGCCGGCTTCCACTGGGCCACCCGTTCGGGTGTCACGGTTTCGATGGCCGACGTTCTGGTGCCGCCGCAGAAGCAGGAGATCCTGGAGCGCCACGAGGCCGAGGCCGAGGCGATCGAGAAGAAGTACCAGCGTGGCGCGCTCAACCACACCGAGCGCAACGAGTCGCTGGTCAAGATCTGGCAGGACGCCACCGAAGAGGTCGGTAAGGCGATGGAGGAGTACTACCCGGCGGACAACCCGATCATCACGATCGTGAAGTCCGGCGCCACGGGTAACCTCACCCAGACCCGCACCCTGGCAGGCATGAAGGGTCTGGTGACCAATCCGAAGGGTGAGTTCATCCCGCGTCCCATCAAGTCCTCGTTCCGCGAGGGCCTGACGGTGCTGGAGTACTTCATCAACACCCACGGCGCCCGTAAGGGTCTGGCGGACACCGCTCTTCGTACCGCCGACTCGGGTTACCTGACCCGTCGTCTGGTCGACGTGTCGCAGGACGTCATCGTTCGCGAGACCGACTGCGAGACCGAGCGCGGCATCATCGTCACGCTGGCCGAGCGCGGCCACGACGGTTCGCTGATCCGCGACGCGCACGTCGAGACCTCGGCGTTCGCCCGGACGCTGGCGACCGACGCGGTCGACGCCAACGGCAAGGTGATCATCGAGCGTGGTCACGATCTCGGTGATCCGGCGATCGACGCGCTGCTGGCTGCGGGCATCTCGCAGGTGAAGGTGCGTTCGGTGCTGACCTGTGCGTCGGCTGCCGGCGTGTGTGCGAAGTGCTACGGCCGTTCGATGGCCACCGGCAAGCTGGTCGACATCGGCGAGGCCGTCGGCATCGTCGCCGCCCAGTCCATCGGTGAGCCCGGCACGCAGCTGACCATGCGTACCTTCCACCAGGGTGGTGTTACCGGTGGCGCCGACATCGTCGGTGGTCTGCCCCGCGTGCAGGAGCTGTTCGAAGCTCGTATCCCGCGGAACAAGGCACCCATCGCCGACGTCGCGGGCCGCGTGCGGCTGGAGGAGAGCGACAAGTTCTTCAAGATCACCATCGTCCCCGACGATGGCGGCGAGGAAGTTGTCTACGACAAGCTCACCAAGCGTCAGCGCCTGCGGGTCATCACCCACGAGGACGGCTCGGAGGGCGTGCTCTCCGACGGTGACCACGTCGAGGTCGGCGACCAGCTGATGGAAGGCTCGGCCGATCCGCACGAGGTGCTGCGTGTCCAGGGCCCCCGCGAGGTGCAGATCCACCTCGTCAAGGAGGTCCAGGAGGTCTACCGGGCCCAGGGCGTGTCGATCCACGACAAGCACATCGAGGTCATCGTCCGGCAGATGCTGCGTCGCGTCACGATCATCGATTCGGGTTCGACGGAGTTCCTGCCCGGCTCGCTGACCGAGCGTGCCGAGTTCGAGACCGAGAACCGTCGCGTCGTGGCCGAGGGCGGCGAGCCCGCGGCCGGACGTCCGGTGCTGATGGGTATCACGAAGGCGTCGCTGGCCACCGATTCGTGGCTGTCGGCGGCGTCGTTCCAGGAGACCACTCGCGTGCTGACCGATGCGGCGATCAACTGCCGCAGCGACAAGCTGCAGGGTCTGAAGGAAAACGTGATCATCGGCAAGCTGATCCCGGCCGGTACCGGTATCAACCGTTACCGCAACATCCAGGTGCAGCCCACCGAAGAGGCCCGCGCTGCGGCGTACACGATCCCGTCCTACGAGGATCAGTACTACAGCCCGGACTTCGGCCAGGCGACCGGTGCTGCGGTGCCGCTGGACGATTACGGTTACAGCGACTACCGGTAG
- a CDS encoding CHAP domain-containing protein → MHSRAWRILLVMAALVMVAVASLAGYRGYRENVALPDFPDVDTSQLSPGRAAIVHVLAQEYAAQSGMSKYSEGNDEPWCADFTSWVMRESGRPFSNPNSGHWRIPGVMTLTDYLQAEGRWEPPDYSPQPGDMVLYDAPSPKGQHVNIVLINDNGMLTTVGGNEGRNVALSTYQISDDPGIRGFGRYE, encoded by the coding sequence ATGCACAGCCGCGCGTGGCGCATCCTCTTGGTGATGGCTGCCCTGGTGATGGTCGCTGTCGCCAGCTTGGCCGGGTATCGCGGCTATCGCGAAAACGTCGCCCTGCCGGACTTTCCCGACGTCGACACCTCGCAACTGAGCCCGGGGCGAGCCGCCATCGTGCACGTCCTGGCCCAGGAGTACGCCGCGCAATCAGGCATGTCCAAGTACTCCGAGGGCAACGACGAGCCATGGTGCGCGGATTTCACCAGCTGGGTGATGCGCGAATCCGGCAGACCCTTCTCCAACCCCAACTCCGGGCACTGGCGCATCCCCGGCGTCATGACGCTCACCGACTACCTGCAGGCCGAGGGGCGCTGGGAACCGCCGGATTACTCACCGCAACCCGGGGACATGGTGCTCTACGACGCCCCGAGCCCGAAGGGCCAGCACGTCAACATCGTGCTGATCAACGACAACGGCATGCTCACCACGGTCGGTGGCAACGAAGGTCGCAACGTCGCCCTGTCGACCTACCAGATCTCCGACGATCCGGGTATTCGCGGCTTCGGCCGCTACGAATGA
- a CDS encoding deoxyribonuclease IV has product MLIGSHVDNTDPLAAAAADGADVVQFFLGNPQSWKKPKPREDADVLKASTVPLYVHAPYLINVASANNRVRIPSRKILQDTCDAAAEIGATAVIVHGGHADDNDMEAGFERWVKALDSLKTEVPVYLENTAGGDHAMARHFDTIARLWDHIGDKGIGFCLDTCHAWAAGEALIDAVDRIKAITGRIDLVHCNDSRDAAGSGADRHANFGLGQIDPQLLAAVVKAADAPVICETSEEGRKDDIAFLREHAAD; this is encoded by the coding sequence GTGCTCATCGGTTCGCATGTAGACAACACAGATCCGCTGGCCGCGGCGGCCGCTGACGGCGCCGACGTGGTGCAGTTCTTCCTCGGCAACCCGCAGAGCTGGAAGAAACCCAAGCCTCGCGAAGACGCCGACGTGCTCAAAGCGTCGACGGTGCCGCTGTATGTGCATGCGCCGTACCTGATCAACGTGGCCTCCGCGAACAACCGGGTGCGCATCCCGTCGCGCAAGATCCTGCAGGACACCTGCGACGCGGCCGCCGAGATCGGCGCCACCGCGGTGATCGTGCACGGCGGTCACGCCGACGACAACGACATGGAGGCCGGGTTCGAACGCTGGGTCAAGGCGCTGGACAGCCTCAAGACCGAGGTCCCGGTCTACTTGGAGAACACCGCGGGCGGCGATCACGCCATGGCGCGGCACTTCGACACCATCGCTCGGCTGTGGGATCACATCGGCGACAAGGGGATTGGCTTCTGCCTGGACACCTGCCACGCGTGGGCCGCAGGTGAAGCGCTGATCGACGCGGTGGACCGCATCAAGGCCATCACCGGGCGCATCGATCTGGTGCACTGCAACGACTCCCGGGACGCCGCAGGTTCCGGTGCCGACCGGCACGCCAATTTCGGCCTCGGGCAGATCGACCCGCAACTGCTGGCCGCGGTGGTCAAGGCTGCCGACGCGCCGGTCATCTGCGAGACCTCCGAGGAAGGCCGCAAGGACGACATCGCGTTCCTGCGCGAGCACGCCGCGGACTGA
- a CDS encoding acyl-CoA dehydrogenase family protein — protein sequence MSDTHVVTNQVPPLEDFNPAASPVLTEALIREGGEWGLDEVNAVGALNGSAQVQRWGELADRNQPILHTHDRYGHRVDEVEYDPAYHELMTAAVKHGLHAAPWADDRPGSHVVRAAKTSVWTAEPGHMCPISMTYAVVPALRFNPELAKVYEPLLTSRVYDPELTVPSTKPGITAGMSMTEKQGGSDVRAGTTQAVPNGDGTYSLTGHKWFTSAPMGDIFLVLAQAPNGLSCFFLPRVLPDGSRNRMFLQRLKDKLGNHANASSEVEYDGATAWLVGEEGRGVKTIIEMVNLTRLDCTLGSATSMRTGLSRAVHHAQHRKAFGAYLIDQPLMRNVLADLAVEAEAATMLAMRMAGATDKAVRGDEREGLLRRIGLAAGKYWVCKRATPHAGEAMECLGGNGYVEESGMPRLYREAPLMGIWEGSGNVSALDTLRAMATRPECVEVLFDELALGQDPRLDAHAAALKAQLGEFDNIEYRARKVAEDISLALQGSLLVRHGHPAVAEAFLASRLGGQWGGAFGTLPTGLDLAPIIERALVKG from the coding sequence ATGAGCGATACGCACGTCGTCACCAATCAGGTCCCGCCGCTGGAGGACTTCAATCCCGCCGCCTCCCCGGTGCTGACCGAAGCACTCATCCGTGAAGGCGGCGAGTGGGGTCTCGACGAGGTCAACGCGGTCGGGGCGCTGAACGGCAGTGCTCAGGTGCAGCGGTGGGGCGAGCTCGCCGATCGCAACCAGCCGATCCTGCACACCCACGACCGGTACGGTCACCGCGTCGACGAAGTCGAGTACGACCCCGCGTACCACGAACTCATGACCGCGGCGGTCAAGCATGGCCTGCACGCGGCGCCGTGGGCGGACGACCGGCCCGGCTCACATGTGGTGCGCGCGGCCAAGACCTCGGTGTGGACCGCCGAGCCCGGTCACATGTGCCCGATCTCGATGACCTACGCCGTCGTCCCCGCACTGCGGTTCAACCCGGAGCTGGCCAAGGTCTACGAACCCCTGCTGACCAGCCGCGTCTACGATCCCGAACTCACGGTGCCGTCGACCAAACCCGGTATCACCGCGGGCATGTCGATGACCGAAAAGCAGGGTGGTTCCGACGTCCGCGCCGGCACCACGCAGGCCGTGCCCAACGGTGACGGCACGTACTCGCTCACGGGCCACAAGTGGTTCACCTCGGCGCCGATGGGGGACATCTTCCTGGTGTTGGCGCAAGCTCCGAATGGGCTGAGCTGCTTCTTCCTGCCGCGGGTGCTGCCCGACGGCAGCCGCAACCGAATGTTCCTGCAGCGCCTCAAGGACAAGCTCGGCAACCACGCCAACGCGTCCAGCGAGGTCGAGTATGACGGCGCCACCGCCTGGCTCGTCGGTGAAGAGGGTCGAGGGGTGAAGACCATCATCGAGATGGTCAACCTGACCAGGCTCGACTGCACGTTGGGCAGTGCCACCAGCATGCGGACCGGGTTGAGCCGCGCCGTGCACCACGCTCAGCATCGAAAGGCCTTCGGCGCCTATCTGATCGACCAGCCACTGATGCGCAATGTGCTCGCCGATCTGGCCGTCGAGGCCGAGGCCGCGACCATGCTCGCCATGCGGATGGCCGGTGCGACCGACAAGGCGGTGCGGGGCGACGAACGCGAAGGCCTGCTGCGGCGTATCGGCCTGGCCGCAGGCAAGTACTGGGTGTGCAAGCGTGCCACGCCGCACGCCGGTGAGGCCATGGAGTGCCTTGGCGGCAACGGCTACGTCGAGGAGTCGGGCATGCCGCGGCTGTACCGGGAGGCGCCGCTGATGGGCATCTGGGAAGGCTCCGGCAATGTCAGCGCGTTGGATACGTTGCGCGCCATGGCAACTCGCCCCGAATGCGTGGAGGTGCTGTTCGACGAGTTGGCGCTGGGTCAGGATCCGCGGCTGGACGCCCATGCCGCGGCGCTCAAGGCGCAGCTCGGCGAATTCGACAACATCGAGTACCGGGCCCGCAAGGTTGCCGAAGACATCAGTCTGGCGTTGCAGGGCTCGTTGCTGGTGCGCCACGGTCACCCGGCGGTGGCCGAAGCATTCCTGGCCAGCCGGCTCGGCGGGCAGTGGGGTGGTGCCTTCGGGACCCTGCCCACCGGGCTGGATCTCGCGCCGATCATCGAGCGCGCGTTGGTCAAAGGATGA
- a CDS encoding crotonase/enoyl-CoA hydratase family protein has protein sequence MSVDFGNLSTLTYEVTDRVARITFNRPDKGNSIVAATPLELAACVERADLDPQVHVILVSGRGEGFCAGFDLSAYADGTSSAGGADFRGTVLDGKTQAINHLPDQPWDPMIDYQMMSRFVRGFSSLMRADKPTVVKIHGYCVAGGTDIALHADQEIAASDAKIGYPPMRVWGVPAAGLWAHRLGDQRAKRLLFTGDCITGAQAAEWGLAVEAPAPAALDERTERLVERIAAMPVNQLIMAKLACNTALLQQGVATSQMVSTVFDGIARHTPEGHAFVADAREHGFREAVRHRDEPMGDYGRRTSGV, from the coding sequence ATGAGCGTCGACTTCGGCAACCTCAGCACCCTGACCTATGAGGTCACCGACCGCGTCGCCCGAATCACGTTCAACCGCCCGGACAAAGGCAATTCGATCGTGGCTGCCACACCGCTGGAGCTGGCGGCGTGTGTGGAGCGCGCAGACCTGGACCCTCAGGTACACGTGATCCTGGTGTCCGGTCGGGGTGAAGGGTTCTGCGCCGGATTCGATTTGAGCGCGTACGCCGACGGCACCTCGTCGGCTGGTGGCGCCGATTTTCGCGGCACCGTGCTCGACGGGAAGACTCAGGCGATCAACCACCTGCCCGACCAGCCGTGGGACCCGATGATCGACTATCAGATGATGAGCCGGTTCGTGCGGGGATTCTCCAGCCTGATGCGCGCCGACAAGCCGACGGTGGTCAAGATCCACGGCTACTGCGTCGCAGGTGGAACCGACATCGCGTTGCACGCCGACCAGGAGATCGCGGCGTCCGATGCCAAGATCGGGTATCCGCCGATGCGGGTGTGGGGGGTGCCTGCGGCCGGGCTGTGGGCACACCGGCTCGGTGATCAACGCGCGAAACGCCTTCTGTTCACCGGGGATTGCATCACCGGCGCCCAAGCTGCGGAATGGGGGCTCGCCGTCGAGGCGCCAGCGCCCGCCGCTCTCGACGAGCGGACCGAGCGGCTCGTCGAACGCATCGCGGCGATGCCGGTGAACCAGCTCATCATGGCGAAGCTGGCCTGCAACACCGCGCTGCTGCAGCAAGGGGTGGCCACCAGTCAGATGGTCAGCACTGTGTTCGACGGCATCGCCCGGCACACCCCCGAAGGTCACGCGTTCGTCGCCGACGCCCGCGAACACGGGTTCCGGGAGGCGGTCCGGCACCGCGACGAACCCATGGGCGATTACGGGCGCCGGACCTCCGGGGTGTGA
- a CDS encoding PaaX family transcriptional regulator C-terminal domain-containing protein, with protein sequence MTARSVVLSVLLGAHPAWASAAELIRLTADFDIKETALRVALTRMVGAGDLVRSEDGYRLADRLLARQRRQDDAINPRLRPDGGEWLTLVITSVGTDARTRAALRTTLQQYRFAELREGVWMRPDNLEQVLPQEITERVRQLHTRDDDPAELVGRLWDLPGWMRTGNRLLHDIASAADVPGRFVAAAGIVRHLLTDPVLPDELLPADWPGTRLRTAYTEFAAELVERRDRTELTEAT encoded by the coding sequence ATGACGGCCAGGTCGGTCGTGCTGAGCGTGCTGCTCGGTGCGCACCCGGCCTGGGCCAGTGCCGCTGAACTCATCAGGCTCACAGCGGATTTCGATATCAAGGAAACCGCATTGCGGGTGGCGCTGACCCGCATGGTGGGGGCCGGTGATCTCGTGCGCTCCGAAGACGGCTACCGACTTGCCGACCGGCTGCTGGCCCGGCAGCGCCGCCAGGACGACGCCATCAACCCACGCCTGCGCCCCGACGGCGGAGAATGGCTCACGCTCGTCATCACCAGCGTCGGCACCGACGCGCGCACCCGTGCCGCGTTGCGAACCACGTTGCAGCAGTATCGTTTCGCCGAGCTCCGCGAAGGCGTGTGGATGCGGCCCGACAACCTCGAGCAGGTGTTGCCGCAGGAGATCACCGAACGGGTGCGGCAGTTACACACCCGTGACGATGACCCGGCCGAGCTGGTCGGACGGTTGTGGGATCTGCCCGGCTGGATGCGGACCGGCAATCGATTGCTCCACGACATCGCCTCTGCAGCAGATGTTCCGGGCCGGTTCGTGGCAGCCGCAGGCATCGTGCGACATCTGCTCACCGACCCGGTACTGCCCGACGAACTGTTGCCCGCGGACTGGCCCGGCACGCGATTACGCACGGCCTACACCGAATTCGCCGCTGAACTCGTCGAGCGGCGCGACCGGACCGAACTCACGGAGGCGACATGA
- a CDS encoding crotonase/enoyl-CoA hydratase family protein has translation MTEPVRTERNGAVTTVILHRPHARNAVDGPTAAALVAAFEEFDADDSASVAVFWGDGGTFCAGADLKAFGTPQSNTLSTVGPGPMGPSRMVLSKPVIAAISGYAVAGGLELALWCDMRVVEEDAVLGVFCRRWGVPLIDGGTVRLPRLIGESRAMDLILTGRAVDAAEAHAIGLANRVVPKGDARTAAEELAAQLGALPQQCLRADRLSALRQWGQSEQAAMEFEFGSIEQVKHEAAHGAGRFAAGAGRHGASAS, from the coding sequence ATGACCGAACCCGTCCGGACCGAACGCAATGGCGCGGTGACCACCGTGATCCTGCACCGTCCGCACGCCCGCAACGCGGTGGACGGTCCGACCGCGGCTGCGCTCGTCGCGGCGTTCGAGGAGTTCGACGCCGACGACTCCGCATCAGTTGCCGTGTTCTGGGGCGACGGTGGAACATTTTGTGCCGGGGCCGATCTCAAGGCCTTCGGCACCCCGCAGTCCAACACCCTGAGCACCGTGGGCCCAGGCCCGATGGGGCCCAGTCGAATGGTCCTGTCCAAACCTGTGATCGCGGCCATCAGCGGTTACGCCGTGGCCGGCGGCCTGGAGTTGGCACTCTGGTGCGATATGCGGGTGGTCGAAGAGGACGCGGTGCTCGGTGTGTTCTGCCGACGCTGGGGTGTCCCGCTCATTGATGGGGGCACCGTGCGGCTGCCGCGGCTCATCGGCGAAAGCCGGGCGATGGACCTCATCCTCACCGGCCGTGCCGTCGACGCCGCCGAGGCCCACGCGATCGGTCTGGCCAACAGGGTGGTCCCCAAAGGCGACGCGCGTACCGCGGCAGAGGAATTGGCGGCGCAACTGGGGGCGCTACCTCAGCAGTGCCTGCGCGCCGATCGGCTGTCGGCGCTGCGCCAGTGGGGCCAATCGGAGCAGGCGGCAATGGAATTCGAGTTCGGCAGCATCGAACAGGTCAAGCACGAGGCGGCACATGGTGCCGGCCGATTCGCCGCCGGTGCGGGCCGCCACGGCGCCAGCGCCAGCTGA
- a CDS encoding ester cyclase, with the protein MAEDQNKAVSRRIWEVFASGDLAELDDLVADGAAYHDTQDPFGDQRGPEHMRSLMGMYRQSFSNIRFDIRNQVAEGDFVCTMLEAQGDDTGGLMGQAPTGRHARIMLTVTDRMADGKIAESWATWDTLGMLQQLGLVPTAAQQPTASA; encoded by the coding sequence ATGGCCGAAGATCAGAACAAAGCTGTCTCCCGGCGGATCTGGGAGGTTTTCGCATCAGGCGATCTGGCCGAGCTCGACGACCTTGTCGCTGACGGCGCTGCCTACCACGACACGCAAGACCCCTTCGGAGACCAACGCGGGCCCGAGCACATGAGAAGCCTCATGGGCATGTATCGACAGTCGTTCTCCAACATACGATTTGACATCAGAAACCAAGTGGCCGAAGGCGACTTCGTCTGCACGATGCTCGAAGCACAGGGTGACGACACCGGCGGACTCATGGGTCAGGCCCCGACCGGCCGGCACGCCAGGATCATGCTCACCGTCACCGACCGGATGGCCGACGGCAAGATCGCCGAAAGCTGGGCCACCTGGGACACCTTGGGCATGCTCCAGCAGCTCGGTCTCGTGCCCACGGCGGCACAGCAGCCGACGGCCTCTGCCTGA
- a CDS encoding enoyl-CoA hydratase family protein codes for MSTLIKYAVDGAVARLTLDSPHNRNALSTALVDQLHQGLDRAAADPAVRVVVIGHTGGTFCAGADLSESSSGGGPSEPRDIAVDRAREMTKTLRAILELQMPVIGAIDGHVRAGGLGLVGACDLVVAGQNSTFALTEARIGVAPSIISLTLLPKMTPRSAGRYFVTGEKFGAAEAAAIGLITLAADDVEGTVAGLTAEIAKGSPQGLAASKALTTATILRSFDERAEDLTRMSAELFVSDEAREGMLAFLQKRPPSWVG; via the coding sequence ATGAGCACACTGATCAAATACGCGGTCGATGGTGCCGTCGCCCGCCTGACCCTCGACTCACCACACAATCGCAACGCGTTGTCCACCGCCCTGGTCGATCAGCTGCACCAGGGCCTGGACCGGGCAGCCGCCGACCCTGCGGTGCGTGTGGTGGTGATCGGCCATACCGGTGGAACCTTCTGTGCGGGAGCCGATCTCTCTGAGAGTTCGAGTGGCGGCGGACCATCGGAACCACGCGACATCGCCGTCGACCGCGCCCGCGAGATGACCAAGACACTGCGCGCCATCCTCGAGCTGCAGATGCCGGTCATCGGGGCGATCGACGGTCATGTGCGAGCCGGCGGCCTCGGTCTGGTCGGTGCGTGCGATCTCGTGGTGGCCGGTCAGAACAGCACGTTCGCGCTGACCGAAGCCCGGATCGGCGTAGCGCCGTCGATCATCTCACTGACCCTGCTGCCGAAGATGACGCCGCGCTCGGCGGGCCGCTACTTCGTCACGGGCGAGAAGTTCGGCGCCGCCGAGGCCGCGGCGATCGGGTTGATCACCCTGGCCGCCGATGACGTCGAGGGCACCGTCGCCGGCCTGACCGCCGAGATCGCGAAAGGCTCGCCGCAGGGCCTTGCCGCGTCAAAAGCGTTGACCACCGCGACAATACTGAGGTCGTTCGATGAGCGGGCCGAGGACTTGACGCGCATGTCGGCCGAGCTGTTCGTCTCCGACGAAGCACGCGAGGGAATGCTGGCCTTCCTGCAGAAACGCCCGCCGAGCTGGGTGGGTTGA